A single region of the Triticum dicoccoides isolate Atlit2015 ecotype Zavitan chromosome 2B, WEW_v2.0, whole genome shotgun sequence genome encodes:
- the LOC119362893 gene encoding developmentally-regulated G-protein 3: MATVMQKIKDIEDEMSKTQKNKATAHHLGLLKAKLAKLRRELLTPTTKGGGGAGEGFDVTKSGDARVGLVGFPSVGKSTLLNKLTGTFSEVASYEFTTLTCIPGVIMYKGAKVQLLDLPGIIEGAKDGKGRGRQVISTARTCNVILIVLDAIKPITHKRLIEKELEGFGIRLNKTPPNMTFRRKEKGGINFTSTVANTHLDLDTVKAICSEYRIHNADVSLRFDATADDLIDVIEGSRIYMPCIYVVNKIDQITVEELDILDKLPHYCPISAHLEWNLDGLLEMVWEYLDLCRLYTKPKGLNPDYEDPVILSSKRKTVEDFCNQIHKDMAKQFKYALVWGSSVKHKPQRVGKEHELEDEDVVQIIKKI; encoded by the exons ATGGCGACCGTCATGCAGAAGATCAAGGACATCGAGGACGAG ATGTCAAAGACGCAGAAAAACAAAGCCACTGCACACCATCTTGGTCTTCTCAAG GCTAAACTTGCAAAATTACGGCGAGAGTTGCTCACTCCTACAACCaaaggtggtggtggtgccggTGAGGGGTTCGACGTGACAAAAAGTGGAGATGCACGTGTTGGTTTGGTGGGCTTTCCTTCGGTTGGGAAATCAACATTGTTGAACAAGCTGACAGGAACTTTCTCAGAG GTTGCGTCCTATGAGTTTACAACTTTAACATGCATTCCTGGAGTCATTATGTACAAAGGGGCTAAAGTACAG CTTCTAGATCTTCCGGGAATCATTGAAGGTGCTAAAGATGGAAAGGGTAGAGGGAGGCAG GTCATCAGCACAGCTAGGACATGTAATGTCATTCTGATTGTTCTTGACGCCATAAAACCCATAACTCACAAACGACTCATTGAGAAGGAGCTTGAGGGATTTGGCATCCG GTTGAACAAGACACCTCCCAATATGACATTCAGGAGAAAGGAAAAGGGTGGCATCAATTTTACATCAACAGTAGCGAACACACACTTGGACCTTGACACAGTAAAAGCAATCTGTAGTGAGTACAGGATTCATAATGCTGATGTCTCCCTGAGATTTGATGCAACAGCAGATGACCTTATAGATGTCATCGAGGGAAGTAGAATCTACATGCCTTGCATCTACGTCGTCAACAAAATTGACCAGATCACAGTCGAAGAGCTGGATATCTTGGACAAACTTCCCCATTACTGCCCAATTAG TGCACATCTGGAATGGAACCTTGATGGGCTTCTAGAGATGGTCTGGGAATACCTAGATTTGTGCAGGCTATACACAAAACCCAAAGGGCTGAACCCAGACTACGAGGATCCTGTGATCTTATCATCCAAGAGGAAAACAGTGGAGGACTTCTGCAACCAAATCCACAAGGACATGGCGAAGCAGTTTAAATA TGCACTGGTGTGGGGTTCAAGCGTGAAGCATAAGCCTCAGAGAGTCGGCAAG GAGCATGAGCTTGAGGACGAGGACGTTGTTCAGATCATTAAGAAAATATAA
- the LOC119362894 gene encoding very-long-chain aldehyde decarbonylase GL1-9-like — protein MVPWEGYVSDETMGTFAPILLYWVYAGGYQLVLHRRPLQRYRLHTRAEEEDKNLVTLPAVVRGVLLQQLVQAIVAMILFMITSDSSVVLVQPSMVVQSFQFLVAMLVMDTWQYFVHRYMHQNKFLYRHIHSQHHRLIVPYAIGALYNHPLEGLLLDTLGGAMSFLVSGMTPRTAVFFFCFAVLKTVDDHCGLWLPYNIFQHLFQNNTAYHDIHHQLQGTKYNYSQPFFSIWDRMLGTHMAYDLVSRKEGGFEARPLRD, from the exons ATGGTGCCGTGGGAAGGCTACGTGAGCGACGAGACCATGGGCACCTTCGCGCCCATCCTGCTCTACTGGGTCTACGCCGGCGGCTACCAGCTCGTCCTGCACCGCCGCCCGCTCCAGCGCTACAGGCTCCACACGCGGGCAGAGGAGGAGGACAAGAACCTCGTCACCCTCCCCGCCGTCGTGCGCGGCGTGCTCCTGCAGCAGCTCGTGCAGGCCATCGTCGCCATGATCCTCTTCATG ATTACTTCAGATAGTTCAGTGGTTCTAGTCCAGCCATCTATGGTGGTTCAGTCGTTTCAGTTCTTGGTTGCAATGCTGGTGATGGACACATGGCAATATTTTGTGCACCGCTACATGCATCAGAACAAATTCCTCTACCGACATATCCACTCACAACATCACCGGCTGATCGTTCCTTACGCTATCGGGGCTCTCTACAACCACCCACTGGAGGGGCTCCTACTGGACACTCTAGGTGGTGCTAtgtccttcttggtctctggtatgACGCCGAGGACAGCTGTATTCTTCTTCTGTTTCGCTGTGCTCAAGACGGTCGATGATCACTGTGGACTTTGGTTGCCATATAACATAttccagcacttgttccaaaataacACGGCGTACCATGACATCCACCATCAGCTCCAGGGCACAAAGTACAACTACTCTCAGCCGTTCTTCTCAATATGGGACAGAATGCTAGGAACCCACATGGCCTACGACCTAGTGAGCCGAAAGGAAGGGGGATTCGAAGCGAGGCCATTGCGAGACTAG